A stretch of Methanobacterium sp. DNA encodes these proteins:
- a CDS encoding SHOCT domain-containing protein: MTKNNIKSKFGLEIQGFDDEKYTDAILTLHETGLNLHWKGTFTKRDKGDQFIRYGDITSIALEKGLVYDRIDIMFAGGKIKIGLIDKVDGSDFVSSVQEQIANLRDINENNSKKSNPIDEIKKAKELLDSGAITEEEFVKLKKRII; the protein is encoded by the coding sequence TTGACAAAAAATAATATTAAATCTAAATTTGGACTTGAAATACAGGGATTTGATGATGAAAAATACACAGATGCTATATTAACATTACATGAAACGGGTTTAAATTTGCATTGGAAGGGAACATTTACAAAAAGAGATAAAGGGGATCAATTCATTAGATATGGGGATATAACGAGTATAGCTTTAGAAAAAGGATTGGTATATGACCGTATTGATATCATGTTTGCTGGGGGAAAAATCAAAATAGGCCTTATAGATAAAGTAGATGGATCTGATTTTGTGTCTTCAGTACAGGAGCAGATTGCTAATTTAAGAGATATTAATGAAAATAATTCCAAAAAAAGCAATCCAATTGATGAAATTAAAAAAGCCAAAGAACTTTTAGATTCAGGAGCAATAACAGAAGAAGAATTTGTAAAACTAAAGAAGAGAATAATATAA